In Hevea brasiliensis isolate MT/VB/25A 57/8 chromosome 13, ASM3005281v1, whole genome shotgun sequence, a single genomic region encodes these proteins:
- the LOC110664789 gene encoding protein NRT1/ PTR FAMILY 2.11-like, translating into MLGKQRYPMENNSTMGEKGKESMEFNGKETHKVITLENSEEEEPEINYRGWKAMPFIIGNETFEKLGAIGTLSNLLIYLTTVFNMKSITAATIVNVFNGTTNFGTLVGAYICDTYFGRYNTLGFATITSFLGLLVIQLTAAISKLHPPQCGKESRTCQGPTAGQIAFLLAGLGLMVVGAGGVRPCNLAFGADQFNPKTESGKRGINSFFNWYYFTFTFAQMMSMTLIVYVQANVSWAIGLAIPAILMLIACMLFFSGSKIYIKVKANGSPMTSVAQVVVVAIKKRRLQPVEQPWFSLFNYIPPTSINAKISYTNQFRFLDKAAIRTPEDKINPDGSAAGPWKLCSMQQVEEVKCLFRVIPIWVADVVLYIAIVQQHTYAVFQAIQSDRRLGSSNFKVPAASYGVFMMLSLTIFIPIYDRILVPFLQRLTGKEGGITILQRIGIGIVFSTLSMLVSALVEEHRRTIAFTKPTLGIAPRRGAISSMSSLWLIPQLALAGLTEAFGSIGLVEFYYKQFPENMRSIAGSLFFCGMAGASYLSSLLITIVHGTTNWLPEDLNKGRLNYYYFMISALGVLNFGYFLLCAKWYKYKGGVRDAIQITQLAKPINA; encoded by the exons ATGCTCGGGAAGCAGAGATATCCCATGGAGAATAATTCAACTATGGGGGAGAAAGGGAAAGAATCTATGGAGTTTAATGGGAAAGAGACTCATAAAGTAATAACCTTGGAAAACAGTGAAGAAGAAGAGCCAGAGATCAACTATAGAGGATGGAAAGCCATGCCTTTCATCATAG GGAATGAAACTTTTGAGAAGCTTGGAGCCATTGGAACCTTGTCAAATCTCTTGATATATCTTACAACTGTCTTCAACATGAAGAGCATCACAGCTGCAACAATTGTCAACGTCTTCAATGGCACCACCAACTTCGGTACTTTGGTTGGGGCCTATATTTGTGACACTTACTTTGGTCGTTATAACACCTTGGGGTTTGCCACCATTACATCCTTTCTG GGTTTGCTTGTGATTCAATTAACTGCTGCAATCTCTAAACTGCACCCTCCCCAGTGTGGAAAAGAGAGTAGAACATGCCAAGGGCCAACAGCAGGTCAAATAGCATTTCTACTTGCAGGACTTGGACTCATGGTTGTAGGAGCTGGTGGAGTTCGCCCATGTAATTTAGCATTTGGAGCAGACCAATTCAACCCAAAAACTGAATCTGGAAAAAGGGGTATTAATAGCTTCTTTAATTGGTACTATTTCACCTTCACATTCGCCCAGATGATGTCTATGACACTAATCGTTTACGTTCAAGCAAATGTTAGCTGGGCAATAGGTCTAGCAATTCCAGCAATTCTGATGCTCATTGCTTGTATGCTCTTCTTCTCTGGTTCAAAAATCTATATCAAAGTGAAAGCTAATGGCAGCCCAATGACCAGTGTAGCACAGGTTGTAGTAGTTGCGATCAAGAAAAGACGTTTGCAGCCAGTAGAGCAACCTTGGTTCTCCCTTTTCAATTATATTCCACCCACGTCTATCAATGCCAAGATTTCTTACACAAATCAATTCAG ATTCCTCGACAAAGCAGCAATTAGGACTCCTGAAGACAAAATAAACCCTGATGGATCAGCAGCTGGTCCCTGGAAACTTTGCAGCATGCAGCAAGTGGAAGAAGTGAAATGCCTGTTCAGAGTGATTCCCATATGGGTAGCAGATGTTGTATTATATATTGCTATAGTCCAACAGCACACCTATGCAGTGTTCCAAGCTATTCAAAGCGACAGACGCCTTGGAAGCAGCAACTTCAAAGTCCCAGCTGCGTCCTACGGGGTGTTCATGATGCTAAGTTTAACCATCTTCATACCAATCTATGATCGAATCCTTGTGCCATTTCTCCAGAGGCTAACAGGAAAAGAAGGTGGCATCACAATTCTTCAAAGAATTGGCATTGGCATAGTGTTCTCCACTCTGTCAATGTTAGTCTCTGCCTTGGTTGAAGAGCATAGAAGGACTATAGCTTTCACCAAGCCAACTCTAGGAATTGCACCAAGAAGGGGTGCCATTTCATCAATGTCCAGTTTATGGTTAATCCCTCAGCTAGCACTGGCAGGACTAACTGAGGCATTCGGTTCCATTGGCCTGGTTGAATTCTACTACAAGCAATTTCCAGAAAACATGAGAAGCATTGCAGGGTCTCTCTTTTTCTGTGGCATGGCAGGTGCAAGTTATTTAAGCAGTTTACTAATAACTATAGTTCACGGAACAACAAATTGGTTGCCAGAAGATCTCAACAAGGGAAGACTTAACTACTACTATTTCATGATTTCTGCTCTTGGGGTCTTAAATTTCGGCTACTTTTTGCTATGCGCAAAGTGGTACAAGTACAAAGGAGGCGTGAGAGATGCAATCCAAATTACCCAACTGGCGAAGCCGATTAATGCTTGA